A DNA window from Impatiens glandulifera chromosome 7, dImpGla2.1, whole genome shotgun sequence contains the following coding sequences:
- the LOC124909908 gene encoding protein NRT1/ PTR FAMILY 5.10-like yields MIGPSFTTADTTTTPFLAVAADDIVEGVSDYKGHPVLERSKFGGWKSASFIIGVEVAERFAYYGVSSNLISYLTGPLGQSTATAAANVNAWSGVAYLLPLLGAFVADSFLGRYRTIIISSCLYTLAIGLLFLSAVLPSDCFSDSSSPPLVKVVIFFFALYLVAIAQGGHKPCVQAFGADQFDAQDPKECKVKSSFFNWWYFCMCGGSTVSILIMSYIQDNLSWGLGFGIPCIVIIFALVIFLLGTKTYRFGTTSDDGIRRSYFSRISLVFIKAIRNWRIKEEEAHGVALGSQQFRFINKALLQSPANSNKVDNTCTIEEVEEAKAILKLVPIWGSCLIYAIVFAQENTLFTKQGVTMDRSITPSFNIPPATLQSLTSLSIVIFLPIYDQIFVPKTRAITGIPSGITMLKRIGFGIFLSIVSMSIAAIVERKRLITAFHYGLIDKPKETVPISIWWLVPQYILFGISAVFTMVGLQEFFYDQVPPELKSVGLAIYLSILGVGNLLSVLLIYVIETITNRDDRDSWFSTNLNRAHLDYFYWLLVGLSMFMFIVYLYFARRYIYNRRGMNTII; encoded by the exons atgatcggtccttctttcaccACCGCCGATACTACTACTACTCCTTTTCTAGCAGTAGCAGCAGACGACATTGTTGAAGGAGTTTCCGACTACAAAGGCCACCCGGTGCTCGAAAGATCAAAGTTCGGCGGCTGGAAATCTGCATCCTTTATTAtag GGGTTGAAGTTGCCGAGAGATTTGCCTATTACGGCGTAAGCTCCAACTTAATTAGCTACCTGACCGGTCCGCTGGGTCAGTCCACAGCAACTGCTGCAGCAAACGTCAATGCATGGTCAGGAGTTGCTTATTTGTTACCGCTCCTTGGAGCCTTTGTTGCCGATTCATTTCTAGGTCGTTACCGTACTATTATCATATCTTCCTGTCTCTACACCCTG GCAATTGGGCTATTATTCCTTTCTGCTGTTCTTCCATCTGATTGCTTCTCggattcttcttctcctccactgGTTAAGGTTGTCATCTTCTTCTTTGCACTATACCTGGTAGCCATTGCTCAAGGAGGACATAAACCTTGTGTACAAGCTtttggagctgatcagtttgaTGCACAAGATCCTAAAGAATGTAAAGTCAAAAGCTCATTCTTCAACTGGTGGTATTTTTGTATGTGTGGAGGTTCTACTGTATCCATCTTAATAATGAGCTATATACAAGATAACCTCAGCTGGGGTCTTGGGTTTGGAATCCCTTGTATTGTCATTATCTTTGCACTTGTCATATTTTTGTTGGGCACAAAAACATACAGATTTGGAACCACAAGTGATGATGGAATAAGAAGAAGCTACTTTAGTAGAATTAGTCTTGTATTCATCAAAGCAATAAGGAATTGGCGAATCAAAGAGGAAGAAGCTCATGGAGTAGCACTAGGTTCTCAACAATTCAG GTTTATCAACAAAGCCTTGTTACAATCACCTGCAAATTCAAACAAAGTTGACAACACTTGCACCATAGAAGAAGTTGAAGAGGCAAAGGCAATTCTAAAGCTTGTTCCAATATGGGGCTCATGCCTTATATATGCCATTGTATTTGCACAAGAGAACACTCTTTTCACCAAACAAGGTGTCACCATGGATAGATCAATTACTCCAAGCTTTAACATACCACCCGCCACCCTTCAATCCTTGACAAGCCTCTCCATTGTCATCTTCTTGCCCATCTACGACCAAATATTCGTTCCAAAAACAAGAGCAATTACCGGAATACCCTCTGGCATAACCATGCTCAAAAGGATCGGATTTGGGATCTTCTTATCCATCGTTTCCATGTCAATTGCTGCTATAGTCGAGAGAAAGAGGCTCATAACCGCTTTTCATTATGGGCTTATAGATAAACCAAAGGAAACTGTTCCAATTAGCATTTGGTGGTTAGTACCACAATATATCTTGTTTGGCATATCGGCTGTGTTCACTATGGTTGGTTTACAAGAGTTCTTTTATGATCAAGTGCCGCCTGAACTGAAGAGCGTCGGTCTTGCCATCTATCTTAGTATTTTGGGAGTGGGGAACCTTTTAAGCGTCCTTCTTATTTATGTGATCGAGACTATTACTAATAGAGATGATCGGGATAGTTGGTTTTCGACCAATTTGAACCGGGCTCATTTGGATTACTTTTATTGGCTATTGGTTGGGCTTAGCATGTTCATGTTTATAGTTTATTTGTACTTTGCTAGACGTTACATTTACAATCGACGAGGGATGAACACTATTATATGA
- the LOC124910693 gene encoding protein NRT1/ PTR FAMILY 5.10-like: MIAPSLTTDVVDTTPLLAGDIVEGVSDYKGRPVVERSNFGGWKSASFIIGVEVAERFAYYGVSSNLISYLTGPLGQSTATAAANVNAWSGAACLLPLLGAFVADSFLGRYRTIIISSCLYTLAIGLLFMSVVLPFAGVLECGGGTFSDSCSPPLVQVILFFFALYLVAIAQGGHKPCVQAFGADQFDAQDPKECKAKSSFFNWWYFCMCGGSTVSILIMNYIQDNLSWGLGFGIPCIVIIFALVIFLLGTKTYRFGITSDDGIRRSSFSRISLVFIKAARNWRIKEEEAPGVALGSQQFRFINKALLQSHVNSNKVDNTCTIEEVEEAKAILRLVPIWGSCLIYAIVFAQVNTLFTKQGVTMDRSITPSFNIPPASLQSFTTLSIVIFMPVYDQIFVPKTRAITGMPSGITMLQRIGFGIFLSIVSMSISAIVERKRLITVFHCGLIDKPKETIPISVWWLVPQYILLGISDVFTIVGLQEFFYDQVPPELKSVGLAIYLSILGVGNLLSVLLIYLIETITNRDDRDSWFSTNLNRAHLDYFYWLLVGLSMFMFIVYLYFARRYIYNRGGKGTII, from the exons ATGATCGCTCCTTCTCTCACCACCGACGTCGTCGATACTACTCCTCTTCTAGCAGGCGACATTGTTGAAGGAGTTTCCGACTACAAAGGCCGCCCTGTGGTAGAAAGATCAAACTTCGGCGGTTGGAAATCTGCATCCTTTATTATag GGGTTGAAGTTGCCGAGAGATTTGCCTATTACGGCGTAAGCTCCAACTTAATTAGCTACCTTACCGGTCCGCTAGGTCAGTCCACGGCCACTGCTGCAGCCAATGTCAATGCATGGTCAGGAGCTGCCTGTTTGTTACCGCTCCTTGGAGCCTTTGTAGCCGATTCATTTCTAGGTCGTTACCGTACTATTATCATATCTTCCTGTCTCTACACTCTG GCAATTGGGCTATTATTCATGTCTGTTGTTCTGCCATTTGCTGGGGTTTTAGAATGTGGTGGTGGTACTTTCTCGGATTCTTGTTCACCTCCACTGGTGCAGGTTATCCTCTTCTTCTTTGCACTATACCTGGTAGCTATTGCACAAGGAGGACATAAGCCTTGTGTACAAGCTtttggagctgatcagtttgaTGCACAAGATCCTAAAGAATGCAAAGCCAAAAGCTCATTCTTCAACTGGTGGTATTTTTGTATGTGTGGAGGTTCTACTGTATCCATCTTGATAATGAACTATATACAAGATAACCTCAGCTGGGGTCTTGGGTTTGGAATCCCTTGTATTGTCATTATCTTTGCACTTGTTATATTTTTGTTGGGCACAAAAACATACAGATTTGGAATCACAAGTGATGATGGAATAAGAAGAAGCTCCTTTAGTAGAATTAGTTTGGTATTCATCAAAGCAGCAAGGAACTGGCgaatcaaagaagaagaagctccTGGAGTAGCGCTAGGTTCTCAACAATTCAG GTTTATCAACAAAGCCTTGTTACAATCACATGTAAATTCAAACAAAGTTGACAACACTTGCACCATAGAAGAAGTTGAAGAGGCAAAGGCAATTCTAAGGCTTGTTCCAATATGGGGCTCATGTCTTATATACGCCATTGTATTTGCACAAGTGAACACTCTTTTCACCAAACAAGGTGTCACCATGGATAGATCAATTACTCCAAGCTTTAACATACCGCCCGCCTCCCTTCAATCCTTCACAACTCTCTCCATTGTCATCTTCATGCCCGTCTATGACCAAATATTCGTTCCAAAAACAAGAGCAATTACCGGAATGCCCTCCGGCATAACCATGCTCCAAAGGATTGGATTTGGGATCTTCTTATCGATCGTTTCCATGTCAATTTCTGCTATAGTCGAGAGAAAGAGGCTCATAACCGTTTTCCATTGTGGGCTTATAGATAAACCAAAGGAAACCATTCCAATTAGCGTTTGGTGGTTAGTACCACAATATATCTTGTTAGGCATATCGGATGTGTTCACTATAGTTGGTTTACAAGAGTTCTTTTATGATCAAGTGCCGCCTGAACTGAAGAGCGTTGGTCTTGCTATCTATCTTAGCATTTTGGGAGTGGGGAACCTTTTGAGCGTTCTTCTTATTTATTTGATCGAGACAATTACTAATAGAGATGATCGGGATAGTTGGTTTTCGACCAATTTGAACCGGGCTCATTTGGATTACTTTTATTGGCTATTGGTTGGGCTTAGCATGTTCATGTTTAtagtttatttgtattttgcTAGACGTTACATTTACAATCGAGGAGGCAAGGGCACTATTATATGA